GCCCACGCCGGCATGCCGCGAAACGGGAACATGAATCCCGACAAGAGCAGCGACGGCAGGTAGAAGAAGAACGTCATCTGCATCGCCTGCATCTGGTTCTTGGCGATGGTCGAGAAGGTGAAGCCGACGGAAAGGTGTGCCGCCATGAAGAGCACCAGGGCAAAGGACAGCAGCGTCAGGCTGCCGAGGAATGGCACGTCGAAAAGCACGATCGCGGCCAGGAGGATGAGCGCGACCTGTACATAGCCGATGATGATGTAGGGAAAGATCTTGCCCGCCATCACCTCCGCCGGTTTCACCGGTGTCGCGAGCAGGTTCTCCAGCGTGCCGCGCTCGCGCTCGCGCGTCACCGCGATGGAGGTCATCATCACCATCGTCATCGTGAGGATCACGCCCATGAGCCCCGGCACGATGTTGTACTGCGTGATGCCTTCGGGATTGTAGCGCCGCTGCACGCGCACCTCGAAGGGCGGCGGGTCGTTGCGCAGATGCCCGAGACTGCCCTCGAGGTCACGGTTGAGCGCGGTCTGGTTCAAGCTCAAAAGCGCTGCCAGGGCGTTGCTGGTCGCCGCCGGATCCGTCGCATCGGCTTCCACCAGCAGCACCGGACGCTCGCCGCGCGCGAGCTTGCGCGAGAAGTTCTCCGGAATGGAAACCACGAACTGCACCTCGCCCATCGCGAGCAACCGGTCGGCCTCCGCCTCGCTCTCGACGCTCTCGACGATGCGGAAGTAGCCGCTGTTTTCCAGCGCGCGCACGAAGGTGCGCGAGAACGGACTCTCGTCGGCGGACAGCACCGCGGTCGGCAGATGCTTCGGATCGGTGTTGATGGCATAACCGAAGAGCACGAGCTGCAGCAGCGGGATGCCGATCATCATCGCGAAGGTGAGGCGGTCGCGCCGCAACTGGATGAACTCCTTCGCCAGCATGGCGGTGAT
The Betaproteobacteria bacterium genome window above contains:
- a CDS encoding ABC transporter permease, with the translated sequence MRSRFSWSRITAMLAKEFIQLRRDRLTFAMMIGIPLLQLVLFGYAINTDPKHLPTAVLSADESPFSRTFVRALENSGYFRIVESVESEAEADRLLAMGEVQFVVSIPENFSRKLARGERPVLLVEADATDPAATSNALAALLSLNQTALNRDLEGSLGHLRNDPPPFEVRVQRRYNPEGITQYNIVPGLMGVILTMTMVMMTSIAVTRERERGTLENLLATPVKPAEVMAGKIFPYIIIGYVQVALILLAAIVLFDVPFLGSLTLLSFALVLFMAAHLSVGFTFSTIAKNQMQAMQMTFFFYLPSLLLSGFMFPFRGMPAWAQWIGEVFPLTHFLRIVRGILLKGNGLTEITPNLWPIALFLTVVATIALHRYRETLD